A DNA window from Candidatus Neomarinimicrobiota bacterium contains the following coding sequences:
- a CDS encoding ribonuclease HI family protein, producing the protein MLHLVFSPKSVEMLTEAFPETDSSDWESIYAKILGRAEGGNELILYVDGSSNALTRSAGIGGVLLSSSKDDDEREEILTFSENIGEATNNVAEYSALIRGLEYARELKGKKISVFSDSELMVNQLKLEYKVKSDRLMKLYSEAMDLFDQFDSWNIGHIPRSKNRKADILSNQALKKPVREVSSQPREDRQK; encoded by the coding sequence TTGCTTCACCTCGTTTTCTCTCCCAAATCGGTGGAAATGCTGACAGAGGCGTTTCCCGAAACCGATTCGTCTGACTGGGAATCAATCTATGCAAAGATACTGGGCCGGGCCGAGGGCGGAAACGAGTTGATCCTGTACGTTGACGGCTCTTCAAATGCCCTGACGCGATCGGCCGGGATCGGGGGTGTCCTCCTTTCCTCAAGCAAGGATGACGATGAAAGGGAAGAGATCTTGACCTTTTCCGAAAACATTGGGGAAGCCACGAACAATGTGGCTGAATACTCAGCTCTCATCAGGGGATTGGAGTATGCAAGAGAGCTGAAAGGAAAGAAGATTTCCGTTTTCAGCGATAGTGAGTTGATGGTTAACCAGCTGAAACTTGAGTACAAAGTAAAGAGTGACCGACTCATGAAGCTCTATTCCGAAGCCATGGACCTCTTCGACCAGTTTGATTCTTGGAATATCGGTCACATCCCACGGAGTAAGAATCGCAAGGCGGATATTCTGAGCAATCAGGCGCTGAAAAAACCCGTCCGGGAGGTTTCCAGTCAGCCCCGGGAGGATCGACAGAAATGA